The following are encoded together in the Coffea arabica cultivar ET-39 chromosome 1c, Coffea Arabica ET-39 HiFi, whole genome shotgun sequence genome:
- the LOC113720320 gene encoding serine carboxypeptidase-like 18 has product MHSQVDNDPTPSSQNRRDNDSSSNRKNRDSRKSRTLEALSGSAKRARNGGSVTQGASNNGAATQGASNGGAAGQGASNRGAAGQGETNEGAATEAETEIGGDCQRLCKQIVYITNAFHNLATEAPLARGLARLLQIGNGAGIEPHTHLKGYILGNPAPTTQGDGNHAIPFAHRMALISDELYESLKATCKGEYVNIDPSNAPCLKNIQAYNKLIDNIEPMHVLEPTCPDVSPKPNNLFSGRRSTVETFYKKFEELDVLEFNPVECRVTGEEVLYYWANDRSVQEALHVRKGTIKEWIRCNYSILYTINAGSAVPYHANLSTKGYRSLIYSGDHDMISPYLGTEEWIRSLNYPTIDDWRQWIHQGQVAGYTRTYANKMTFATVKGAGHAAPYYKPAECRSMFGRWISYQPL; this is encoded by the exons ATGCATAGCCAAGTTGATAATGACCCAACTCCATCAAGTCAGAATAGGAGGGACAATGATAGCTCTAGTAATAGAAAAAATAGAGATAGCAGAAAATCTCGTACCTTGGAGGCCCTTTCTGGTTCTGCAAAAAGAGCTAGAAATGGAGGTTCAGTAACTCAAGGTGCATCAAATAATGGTGCTGCAACTCAAGGTGCATCAAATGGAGGTGCAGCAGGTCAAGGTGCATCAAATAGAGGTGCAGCAGGTCAAGGTGAAACTAATGAAGGTGCAGCAACTGAAGCCGAAACAGAAATTGGTGGAGATTGCCAACGCCTTTGTAAGCAAATTGTATATATTACAAATGCCTTCCATAATCTTGCAACTGAAGCCCCTTTAGCTAGGGGTCTTGCCCGCTTACTCCAAATAG GAAATGGTGCTGGGATTGAGCCGCATACTCATCTCAAG GGATACATACTTGGAAACCCAGCACCGACCACTCAAGGCGATGGAAACCATGCAATCCCGTTTGCTCATAGGATGGCGCTAATCTCTGATGAACTCTATGAG TCCTTGAAAGCGACCTGTAAAGGAGAATATGTAAATATAGACCCCAGCAATGCGCCCTGCTTGAAGAATATCCAGGCATACAATAAG TTGATTGATAACATCGAGCCTATGCATGTGCTGGAGCCCACTTGTCCTGATGTTTCACCAAAGCCAAATAACTTATTCAGTGGCAGGAGATCAACTGTTGAAACGTTCTATAAGAAGTTTGAGGAGCTTGATGTTTTGGAATTTAATCCAGTTGAATGTCGT GTGACCGGAGAGGAGGTTCTATACTACTGGGCTAATGACAGGAGTGTCCAAGAGGCCCTCCATGTGCGAAAG GGGACTATTAAAGAGTGGATTAGATGCAACTATAGCATACTATACACAATAAATGCAGGGAGCGCTGTACCATACCACGCAAACCTCAGCACTAAAGGTTACAGATCTCTCATATACAG TGGTGACCATGATATGATCTCACCATATTTGGGAACTGAAGAATGGATAAGATCTCTAAATTACCCAACTATTGATGATTGGAGACAGTGGATTCATCAAGGCCAAGTTGCAGG TTATACAAGGACTTATGCAAATAAGATGACATTTGCAACTGTAAAG GGAGCAGGCCATGCTGCTCCATATTATAAGCCAGCGGAATGTAGATCCATGTTTGGAAGGTGGATATCCTATCAGCCTCTCTAG